One segment of Acidobacteriota bacterium DNA contains the following:
- a CDS encoding PLP-dependent aminotransferase family protein, with translation MNYDSLVSRAGVALQSSAIRQMGTVAAQRPDVISFAPGYPSPSTFAWQDYREIAADVLSSADPGALQYGPTRGFAPLLDAILGIVGQRGIRATREDVLVTTGSQQGLDIVARVFLDPGDVVLVELPSYTGAIAAFRNAQARLAGVRQEADGIDLEHLDAVLARERAGGRRVKFLYLVPNFQNPTGLLISLGKRQRLLEWAARHDVLIVEDDPYCDLYFEDSTGPSDTRPIKADDERGLVVYLSSFSKTLAPAFRTSWMVAPAALASRFETAKQSIDLCTSGLDQRIAYEACRRGVLDRQIPRLRRYYFQSCQVMESALREQFGDRLRWARPRGGFFLWASLPEGIDTAALLRRALDLGVIYVAGGAFFVDGTGSHTMRLSFSYVTEAEIVEGVARLAAAAADEPALMTPAGTSRAGA, from the coding sequence ATGAACTACGATTCGCTCGTGTCGCGCGCCGGCGTGGCGCTGCAGTCGTCGGCGATCCGTCAGATGGGCACCGTGGCGGCCCAGCGGCCCGACGTGATTTCCTTCGCTCCAGGCTACCCGTCGCCATCGACGTTCGCCTGGCAGGACTACCGCGAGATCGCGGCCGACGTGCTCTCGTCGGCCGATCCGGGAGCCCTTCAGTACGGACCCACCCGGGGGTTCGCCCCGCTGCTCGACGCGATTCTGGGCATCGTCGGTCAGCGTGGCATCCGGGCGACCCGTGAAGACGTGCTCGTGACGACCGGTTCGCAGCAGGGACTCGACATCGTGGCGAGGGTCTTCCTCGATCCCGGCGACGTCGTCCTCGTCGAGCTGCCCAGCTACACGGGGGCCATCGCGGCGTTCCGCAACGCGCAGGCGCGGCTCGCCGGCGTGCGGCAGGAGGCCGACGGCATCGACCTCGAGCACCTCGACGCCGTGCTCGCGCGCGAACGGGCCGGCGGTCGCCGCGTCAAGTTCCTGTACCTGGTACCGAACTTCCAGAACCCGACCGGCCTGTTGATCTCGCTCGGTAAGCGGCAACGCCTGCTGGAGTGGGCGGCCCGTCACGACGTGCTGATCGTCGAAGACGACCCGTACTGCGACCTCTACTTCGAGGACTCCACCGGGCCATCCGACACACGTCCCATCAAGGCCGACGACGAGCGTGGGCTCGTCGTGTACCTGAGCAGCTTCTCGAAGACGCTCGCGCCCGCGTTCCGCACCTCGTGGATGGTGGCGCCGGCGGCGCTCGCCTCGCGTTTCGAGACCGCCAAGCAGTCGATCGATCTCTGTACGAGTGGACTGGACCAGCGAATCGCGTACGAGGCGTGTCGGCGCGGGGTACTCGACCGCCAGATTCCGCGCCTGCGGCGGTACTACTTCCAGAGCTGCCAGGTGATGGAGAGCGCCCTGCGCGAGCAGTTCGGCGATCGCCTGCGATGGGCGCGCCCGCGAGGGGGCTTCTTCCTCTGGGCCTCACTGCCCGAGGGCATCGACACGGCCGCCTTGCTGCGCCGTGCGCTCGACCTCGGCGTGATCTACGTCGCGGGCGGCGCGTTCTTCGTCGACGGGACCGGCTCGCACACCATGCGTCTCTCGTTCTCGTACGTCACCGAGGCCGAGATCGTCGAAGGTGTGGCCCGCCTCGCGGCGGCCGCCGCCGACGAACCAGCGCTCATGACGCCGGCGGGGACCAGCCGGGCGGGGGCGTGA
- a CDS encoding PQQ-binding-like beta-propeller repeat protein, producing the protein MSAVRTTRYCSQQVRRRSRWWPLPFLILWSLAPAATARAQPAPPVPFFPLTVAWDTGLGATPAARPAFASGSAFVALRDRTLVAVDLETGQLRWRVPVAATIAPAADDEFVYAYAGDALVAFARDTGELQWEVALRTAPTAPMVARAGWLFVPAEGHLLAINGRSGALVWRRDFDSRMGVRPVVDGDRLALGFDDGQVVLVDVTTGATLWAQRLGGAVSGLHMDAERVYAGSRDRFFYCLQTSNGRMAWRWRTGGDVVGAALVDERHVYFVSLDNLMRALDRRHGAQRWHKPIKSRPLGGPVIAGDAVIVAGLTPEVHGFARRDGAPLGPLRTAAEIAAPPHVHPRPLDRGGDLLVVLLADGRLVAARRRIEPPVVPLVVVPGVPVTLTPPPGWSPPAS; encoded by the coding sequence GTGAGCGCCGTCCGGACGACGAGATATTGTAGCCAGCAGGTTCGGCGCCGCAGCCGGTGGTGGCCCCTTCCCTTCCTGATCCTGTGGTCGCTCGCTCCGGCGGCGACGGCCCGCGCTCAACCCGCGCCCCCCGTGCCGTTCTTCCCGCTCACCGTGGCGTGGGACACCGGTCTCGGCGCGACGCCGGCCGCCCGCCCTGCCTTCGCCAGCGGGTCCGCGTTCGTCGCCCTGCGCGATCGGACGCTGGTGGCCGTCGACCTCGAGACCGGCCAGCTCCGCTGGCGGGTGCCCGTCGCGGCCACCATCGCGCCCGCCGCCGACGACGAGTTCGTTTACGCCTACGCCGGCGACGCGCTCGTGGCCTTCGCCCGCGACACCGGCGAGCTCCAGTGGGAGGTTGCCCTGCGCACCGCGCCCACCGCCCCCATGGTGGCGCGCGCCGGCTGGCTGTTCGTGCCGGCCGAGGGCCATCTGCTCGCCATCAACGGGCGATCAGGAGCACTCGTGTGGCGCCGTGACTTCGACTCCAGGATGGGTGTGCGGCCGGTTGTCGACGGTGACCGCCTGGCGCTCGGTTTCGACGACGGGCAGGTCGTGCTCGTCGATGTGACCACCGGCGCCACCCTGTGGGCGCAGCGGCTCGGCGGCGCGGTGTCGGGACTCCACATGGACGCCGAGCGGGTGTACGCCGGATCGCGCGACCGGTTCTTCTACTGTCTCCAGACCTCGAACGGGCGCATGGCCTGGCGATGGCGCACGGGTGGCGACGTGGTCGGCGCGGCGCTCGTCGACGAGCGGCACGTCTACTTCGTCTCGCTCGACAACCTCATGCGGGCTCTCGACCGGCGGCACGGCGCGCAGCGCTGGCACAAGCCCATCAAGTCGCGCCCGCTCGGCGGTCCGGTGATCGCCGGCGACGCGGTGATCGTTGCCGGCCTCACGCCCGAGGTGCACGGGTTCGCCCGGCGCGATGGCGCGCCCCTCGGCCCGTTGCGCACCGCCGCCGAGATCGCCGCGCCGCCCCACGTCCACCCGAGGCCGCTCGACCGCGGGGGCGACCTCCTCGTCGTCTTGCTCGCCGACGGGCGACTCGTGGCCGCCCGTCGGAGAATCGAACCGCCGGTCGTGCCGCTCGTGGTCGTTCCGGGCGTGCCCGTGACGCTCACGCCCCCGCCCGGCTGGTCCCCGCCGGCGTCATGA
- the guaA gene encoding glutamine-hydrolyzing GMP synthase, whose amino-acid sequence MAHQLLLVLDFGSQYTQLIARRLRELSVYSEIVPFNLSLDEIRARQPVGVVLSGGPRSVRDAGAPRCDPGVLELGVPVLGICYGMQLLTDMLGGDVAPAPSREFGHALVSLRGSHALFRGVPGEVRVWASHGDLVSAAPDGFAVTATSANAPVAAMADDGARRYGLLFHPEVAHTDHGTAVLRNFAFDVCGCTGDWTMASFVDEAVAGIRQQVGDGRVVCALSGGVDSTVVALLVHRAVGERLTCIFVDNGLLRLDEASQVRRRFGEKLALPLEVVDASALFLDRLRGVADPEQKRKIIGATFIDVFEQRAGELGDFEFLAQGTLYPDVIESVSVLGPSVTIKSHHNVGGLPERMRFRLVEPLRQLFKDEVRALGLTLGADEEFVWRQPFPGPGLAVRVLGEVTAARLDLVRRADAIVQDEIRRAGWYRTLWQSFAVLLPVQSVGVMGDERTYEFTAVVRAVESRDGMTADWARLPHELLATISSRIVNEVKGINRVAYDISSKPPSTIEWE is encoded by the coding sequence GTGGCCCACCAACTCCTGCTCGTCCTCGACTTCGGCTCCCAGTACACGCAGCTCATCGCGCGGCGCCTCCGCGAACTGTCGGTCTACTCGGAGATCGTACCCTTCAACCTGTCGCTCGACGAGATTCGGGCGCGTCAGCCGGTGGGGGTGGTGCTCTCTGGCGGGCCGAGGAGCGTTCGCGACGCGGGCGCGCCCCGGTGCGATCCCGGCGTGCTCGAGTTGGGCGTGCCGGTGCTCGGCATCTGTTACGGCATGCAGTTGCTGACCGACATGCTCGGCGGGGACGTTGCGCCGGCGCCGTCGCGGGAGTTCGGCCACGCCCTGGTGTCGCTCCGCGGGTCGCACGCCTTGTTTCGAGGTGTGCCCGGCGAAGTGCGGGTCTGGGCGAGCCACGGCGACCTCGTGTCCGCGGCGCCGGATGGCTTCGCGGTCACCGCGACGAGCGCGAACGCGCCGGTGGCGGCGATGGCCGACGACGGGGCGCGCCGCTACGGGCTGCTGTTCCATCCCGAGGTGGCGCATACCGATCATGGCACCGCGGTGCTGCGCAATTTCGCCTTCGACGTCTGCGGCTGCACTGGCGACTGGACCATGGCGTCGTTTGTCGACGAGGCGGTCGCCGGCATCCGTCAGCAGGTCGGCGATGGCCGGGTGGTGTGCGCGCTGAGCGGCGGCGTCGACTCGACGGTGGTGGCGCTGCTCGTGCACCGCGCCGTCGGCGAGCGCCTCACCTGCATCTTCGTCGACAACGGGTTGCTGCGGCTCGACGAGGCCAGCCAGGTGCGGCGGCGGTTCGGCGAGAAGCTCGCCCTGCCGCTCGAGGTCGTCGACGCCTCGGCGCTCTTCCTGGACCGTCTGCGGGGCGTGGCCGACCCGGAGCAGAAGCGCAAGATCATCGGGGCCACCTTCATCGACGTGTTCGAGCAGCGCGCCGGTGAGCTGGGGGACTTCGAGTTCCTGGCGCAGGGCACGCTGTACCCGGACGTGATCGAGAGCGTCTCGGTGCTGGGGCCGTCGGTGACGATCAAGAGCCACCACAACGTCGGGGGCCTGCCCGAGCGCATGCGGTTCAGGCTGGTCGAGCCGCTGCGGCAGTTGTTCAAGGACGAGGTCCGCGCGCTGGGGCTGACGCTCGGGGCCGACGAGGAGTTCGTGTGGCGGCAGCCGTTCCCGGGGCCCGGGCTCGCGGTGCGCGTGCTCGGCGAGGTCACCGCCGCGCGCCTCGATCTGGTGCGTCGGGCCGACGCCATCGTGCAGGACGAGATCCGGCGTGCGGGCTGGTACCGCACCCTGTGGCAGTCGTTCGCCGTGCTGCTGCCCGTGCAGAGCGTCGGCGTGATGGGCGACGAGCGGACGTACGAGTTCACGGCGGTCGTGCGGGCCGTCGAGAGCCGCGACGGCATGACGGCCGACTGGGCGCGACTGCCGCACGAGTTGCTCGCCACGATCTCGTCGCGCATCGTCAACGAGGTGAAAGGCATCAACCGCGTGGCCTACGACATCAGCTCGAAGCCGCCGAGCACGATCGAGTGGGAGTAG